A genomic segment from Archangium lipolyticum encodes:
- a CDS encoding PilZ domain-containing protein — translation MSSTDLETPTGPVLAAGSYSGYSLHAQGPEEGINLILSQPGLSCSRVTRLSPTSVWAIPSPGAELPSRERPLHLLLDGNGHTIGPLRGEILWSDSRRYDAPLGIQLVGVSLEQGQQILSLLDTEARRGRARPAVSPLPIEEALVQPERIRSILKSVCVMKHQGLLRQLGRTLRVTLEYFDVESSQLHWRREDPELDWGAAPYDIEVVGYNSAYRMRVPAIDVRGDRMITPMPRRLWKVRHRWHRRVAAPAGLRARFQHPLWNQLGPREREVVDLSFSGMGLRGVPEDLVFPGLLLQPIEVWGEDDEPILLRGEIRHVADKQPEGQRMYGLQVTPCSPMDEARWVHLVSQALCPSTRGGAELLEPLWELFVDSGYFNLAGKTTEHFEELRTGFMHLSHRAAHLPRLFCQTVWPSERGVEATLSSVRPYRHGWLVHQLAKRPGKPAGDVPPGQILRDIHVRTLEHSQSDPHFRWLIAYAESTVPLMERVHIAYARAQAPSGDALVMPVRLMDVSCEEESGLPADGLDIGPAHASEKLLLAEEIARTRPACYVDALDFSRERMDMRDASETWLSAGLERERRILVARRDGVPLAAIVLELGPPGTNLFRLLDAARLFPLAPEGRDAYVALLDEARRWYARRGRSSFVFLREDEDDSYAAAARLHDEPGTRPCLWLLSARLLPEFLEYVSEATVGRLMPANRNP, via the coding sequence ATGAGCAGTACAGACCTCGAGACCCCGACCGGACCGGTGCTGGCCGCCGGGAGCTACTCGGGCTATTCGCTGCATGCCCAGGGTCCCGAGGAGGGCATCAACCTCATCCTGTCCCAGCCCGGCCTCAGTTGCAGCCGGGTGACGCGCCTGAGCCCCACCTCGGTGTGGGCCATCCCCTCGCCGGGTGCCGAGCTCCCCTCCCGCGAGCGGCCCCTCCACCTGCTGTTGGATGGCAACGGCCACACCATCGGCCCGCTGCGGGGTGAGATTCTGTGGAGCGACTCGCGCCGGTATGACGCGCCCCTCGGCATCCAGCTGGTGGGGGTGTCCCTGGAGCAGGGGCAGCAGATCCTCTCCCTGCTGGACACGGAGGCCCGGCGGGGACGCGCCCGGCCCGCGGTCTCGCCGCTGCCCATCGAGGAGGCCCTCGTCCAGCCCGAGCGCATCCGCTCCATCCTCAAGTCCGTGTGCGTGATGAAGCACCAGGGCCTGCTGCGGCAGCTCGGCCGGACCCTGCGCGTCACCCTGGAGTACTTCGACGTCGAGTCCTCCCAGCTCCACTGGCGCCGGGAGGATCCGGAGCTCGACTGGGGCGCGGCCCCCTATGACATCGAGGTGGTGGGCTACAACTCGGCCTACCGCATGCGCGTGCCGGCCATCGACGTGCGCGGGGACCGGATGATCACCCCCATGCCCCGGCGGCTGTGGAAGGTGCGCCACCGCTGGCATCGGCGCGTGGCGGCTCCCGCGGGCCTGCGCGCCCGCTTCCAACACCCGCTGTGGAACCAGCTGGGACCCCGGGAGCGCGAGGTCGTGGATCTCTCCTTCAGCGGCATGGGGCTGCGGGGCGTCCCCGAGGACCTCGTCTTTCCCGGCCTCCTCCTCCAGCCCATCGAAGTCTGGGGCGAGGACGACGAGCCCATCCTCCTGCGCGGGGAGATCCGCCACGTGGCGGACAAGCAGCCGGAGGGACAGCGGATGTACGGCCTCCAGGTGACGCCCTGCTCGCCCATGGACGAGGCGCGCTGGGTGCACCTCGTCTCCCAGGCGCTCTGCCCCTCCACGCGCGGGGGCGCGGAGCTGCTCGAGCCGCTGTGGGAGCTCTTCGTCGACTCGGGCTACTTCAACCTGGCCGGCAAGACGACGGAGCACTTCGAGGAGCTGCGCACCGGCTTCATGCACCTGAGCCATCGCGCCGCGCACCTGCCCCGGCTCTTCTGCCAGACGGTGTGGCCCTCCGAGCGGGGAGTGGAAGCCACGCTGTCCTCCGTGCGCCCCTACCGTCACGGCTGGCTGGTGCACCAGCTGGCCAAGCGCCCCGGGAAGCCCGCCGGGGACGTGCCGCCCGGACAGATCCTGCGCGACATCCACGTGCGCACGCTGGAGCACTCGCAGAGCGACCCCCACTTCCGGTGGCTGATCGCCTACGCCGAGTCCACCGTCCCCCTCATGGAGCGCGTCCACATCGCCTACGCCCGGGCCCAGGCCCCGAGCGGAGATGCCCTGGTGATGCCCGTGCGCCTCATGGACGTGAGCTGCGAGGAGGAGAGCGGACTGCCCGCGGACGGGCTGGACATCGGCCCCGCCCATGCCTCGGAGAAGCTGCTCCTGGCGGAGGAGATCGCCCGCACGCGCCCGGCCTGCTACGTGGACGCGCTGGACTTCTCGCGCGAGCGGATGGACATGCGGGACGCGTCGGAGACGTGGCTCTCGGCCGGGCTGGAGCGCGAGCGCCGCATCCTCGTGGCCCGCCGCGACGGCGTGCCGCTGGCCGCCATCGTCCTGGAGCTGGGCCCTCCCGGGACGAACCTCTTCCGGTTGCTGGACGCCGCGCGCCTGTTCCCGCTCGCGCCCGAGGGCCGGGACGCCTACGTGGCGCTGCTGGACGAGGCCCGCCGCTGGTACGCGCGCCGGGGCCGCTCCTCCTTCGTCTTCCTGCGCGAGGACGAGGACGACAGCTACGC
- a CDS encoding DUF2378 family protein, translating into MLEDTKEALRQRLLRTKPEDQIAGMFCESAFLAMSELLGREEAESMRAAVWPIWEWVGVARYPMADLLRLADAAADRLASQGELSYGKALEVMGERMTGRVLQLPLIKAYRMSDSGNAHDRLAFSIKSSQFICTYGERRYESLGPNQGRLILVRELLGPSWVLGLYKGTVKNITSVRTTVFLEACWEPGLEFHLFFSW; encoded by the coding sequence ATGCTAGAGGATACGAAAGAGGCACTACGGCAACGGCTCCTCCGGACGAAGCCGGAGGATCAGATCGCCGGGATGTTCTGCGAGAGCGCCTTCCTGGCGATGAGCGAGCTGTTGGGGCGCGAGGAGGCGGAGTCGATGCGCGCCGCCGTGTGGCCCATCTGGGAGTGGGTGGGGGTCGCGCGGTATCCCATGGCGGACCTGCTGCGGCTGGCCGACGCCGCGGCGGACCGCCTGGCGAGCCAGGGCGAGCTGTCGTACGGGAAGGCGCTGGAAGTCATGGGGGAACGCATGACGGGGCGGGTGCTGCAGCTTCCGCTCATCAAGGCCTACCGCATGAGCGACAGCGGCAACGCGCATGACCGCCTGGCCTTCTCCATCAAGTCGAGCCAGTTCATCTGCACCTATGGAGAGCGCAGGTACGAGAGCCTGGGTCCCAACCAGGGCCGGCTCATCCTCGTGCGTGAGCTGCTGGGGCCCTCGTGGGTGCTGGGGCTCTACAAGGGGACCGTCAAGAACATCACCAGCGTCCGGACGACGGTCTTCCTGGAGGCGTGCTGGGAGCCAGGGCTGGAGTTCCACCTGTTCTTCTCCTGGTAG
- a CDS encoding tellurite resistance TerB family protein: protein MARRTAEDDFNIEVLKLMLQLAWSDGQLDEREVGLLLGSARSWGVPESEVAALRKALESNALPPAPDLALLRNRPDEVFEAARALIACDGQLQASEQEMLEELRIILSPGR, encoded by the coding sequence ATGGCCAGGCGTACCGCCGAGGACGACTTCAACATCGAGGTGCTCAAGCTGATGCTCCAGCTGGCCTGGAGCGACGGTCAGCTCGATGAGCGGGAGGTGGGGCTCCTCCTCGGCTCGGCGAGGAGCTGGGGAGTGCCGGAGTCGGAGGTGGCCGCCCTGAGGAAGGCGCTGGAGAGCAACGCGTTGCCCCCGGCTCCGGACCTGGCGCTGCTGCGCAACCGCCCGGACGAGGTGTTCGAAGCGGCCCGCGCGCTCATCGCGTGCGATGGCCAGTTGCAGGCATCCGAGCAAGAGATGCTCGAGGAACTGCGCATCATCCTGAGCCCCGGGCGCTGA